The following proteins are encoded in a genomic region of Bosea beijingensis:
- a CDS encoding N-acetylmuramoyl-L-alanine amidase, protein MAGAFPAWAQPKAESRAQSEYPVATDARIEQSGETVRLTMMLSASVAVDAWVQAAPDRVIVELPSTNFQIQPSAKRSAGFVSGYRYGLFTADKARIIIDLAHPAAIVRAEVKTVRGGFGELTIELKKTARADFLAEAGKVLKPAPAIPAPAPTKTAGETRRTIVIDPGHGGIDPGATVAAIAEKAVVLAFGKALKEQLEANGRYRIVMTRDDDRFVSLGDRVQIGRGEQADLFISIHADSLTQAQEVRGATVYTRSERATDAEAARLAAKENEADAVAGLETSEELQDVAGILMDLARRETRTFTGVFARNLVEKLGGSIKMHKIPLRSARFWVLSAPDVPSVLIELGYMSSPKDAELLNSPEWRGKAVTAVSAAIDDYFARERASVGKAAESRN, encoded by the coding sequence ATGGCCGGCGCCTTCCCGGCATGGGCGCAGCCGAAAGCCGAGTCGCGGGCACAGAGCGAGTATCCGGTCGCGACCGATGCCCGCATCGAGCAGAGCGGCGAGACCGTGCGCCTGACGATGATGCTGTCGGCGTCCGTCGCGGTCGATGCCTGGGTGCAGGCCGCGCCTGACCGGGTCATCGTCGAGCTGCCCTCGACCAATTTCCAGATCCAGCCCTCGGCAAAGCGTAGTGCCGGTTTCGTCAGCGGCTATCGCTACGGCTTGTTCACGGCCGACAAGGCCCGAATCATCATCGACCTCGCCCATCCCGCCGCCATCGTAAGGGCTGAGGTGAAAACGGTGCGCGGCGGCTTCGGCGAACTGACGATCGAACTGAAGAAGACGGCGCGGGCGGATTTCCTGGCCGAGGCCGGCAAGGTGCTGAAGCCTGCACCGGCAATTCCGGCGCCGGCGCCGACCAAGACGGCGGGCGAGACGCGTCGCACGATCGTGATCGATCCCGGCCATGGCGGCATCGACCCCGGTGCAACCGTCGCTGCCATCGCCGAGAAGGCGGTGGTCCTCGCCTTCGGCAAGGCGCTCAAGGAGCAGCTCGAGGCGAATGGCCGCTATCGCATCGTCATGACCCGCGACGACGACCGCTTCGTCTCGCTCGGCGACCGCGTGCAGATCGGGCGCGGCGAGCAGGCCGACCTGTTCATCTCGATCCACGCCGATTCGCTGACGCAGGCCCAGGAGGTTCGCGGCGCCACCGTCTATACCCGCTCGGAGCGCGCGACCGATGCCGAAGCCGCAAGGCTCGCCGCCAAGGAGAACGAGGCCGATGCCGTGGCGGGCCTGGAAACCAGCGAGGAATTGCAGGATGTCGCCGGCATCCTGATGGATCTCGCCCGGCGCGAGACGCGGACCTTCACGGGGGTTTTCGCGCGCAATCTGGTCGAGAAGCTCGGCGGCTCGATCAAGATGCACAAGATCCCGCTGCGTTCGGCGCGGTTCTGGGTGCTGAGCGCGCCGGACGTGCCGTCCGTGCTGATCGAGCTCGGCTACATGTCGAGCCCGAAGGATGCCGAACTGCTGAACTCGCCGGAATGGCGCGGCAAGGCCGTGACAGCCGTCTCCGCAGCGATCGACGATTATTTCGCCCGCGAACGGGCTTCCGTCGGCAAGGCGGCGGAGAGCCGGAACTAG
- a CDS encoding Rne/Rng family ribonuclease: MANKMLIDATHPEETRVVVVRGSRVEEFDFESASRKPLRGNIYLAKVTRVEPSLQAAFVEYGGNRHGFLAFSEIHPDYYQIPVADRQALLEDEARADRDEERDEERREKRGRRDRGRRGDRDNRAKKAAADETVSAEVEASAENGEERVETDGKEAAMVNEGGPAFGEFFAPDVAESATEDAAPNAAPLTFETVEASVSVEETVVSAEASDSAETEARKPSEDDGDDENGDEDAEEAPEQLGGGDALDDMPERRQRSHRRQYKIQEVIKRRQIILVQVVKEERGNKGAALTTYLSLAGRYSVLMPNTGKGGGISRKITNAEDRKRLKEIATELEVPEGMGLILRTAGASRTKVEIRRDYEYLMRMWESVRELTLASVAPSLVYEEGNLVKRSIRDLYNKDIDEVHVAGESAYREAKDFMRMLMPSHAKSVKPYREQTPLFASFGVESQLDAMFSNTVTLKSGGYLVINQTEALVAIDINSGRSTREHNIEDTALKTNLEAAEEISRQLRLRDLAGLIVIDFIDMEENRNNRAVEKKLKECLKDDRARIQVGRISAFGLLEMSRQRIRTGVLESSSVPCPHCAGAGMIRSTPSVALQILRALEETLIKSASHNLTVRTRPEVALYVLNQKRAHLADLETRFNIAITVSTDANLLGTRYFEVERGEFVGNEGRIVSTSFKAEAIASDVDDEALDAAAEAAALDAETDGTEAVAAEAQGQADRGEGENGRRRRRRRRRRRGGERDEQGQQLDGAQGDDEAEGDEGEEDGDEAVTPAAAAEPVAEAVAEVAPEPAAEEPAAEVAKPKRSRARKPKAEAAKETEAKAETVVTEAAPTEAEKPKRSRSRKKVVPITEGGEAAAETAPVPAETKAEVSVAAPEAVAAPAEPTPAPEPAPVRAPAEEPVAVVLTEPDPNRPKRGGWWNRLAGRS; encoded by the coding sequence ATGGCCAACAAGATGCTTATCGATGCCACCCACCCGGAGGAGACCCGGGTCGTGGTGGTCCGCGGATCCCGCGTCGAAGAGTTTGATTTCGAGTCTGCAAGCCGAAAGCCGCTCCGCGGCAATATCTATCTCGCCAAGGTGACCCGCGTGGAGCCCTCGCTCCAGGCGGCGTTCGTGGAATATGGCGGCAACCGCCACGGCTTCCTCGCCTTCTCCGAGATCCACCCCGACTACTACCAGATCCCGGTCGCCGACCGGCAGGCGCTGCTCGAGGACGAGGCCCGCGCCGATCGTGACGAGGAGCGCGACGAGGAGCGCCGCGAGAAGCGTGGCCGCCGCGACCGCGGCCGCCGCGGCGATCGCGACAACCGCGCCAAGAAGGCCGCCGCCGACGAGACCGTCTCGGCCGAGGTCGAAGCAAGTGCCGAGAACGGCGAGGAGCGCGTCGAGACCGACGGCAAGGAAGCCGCGATGGTCAACGAGGGCGGCCCCGCCTTCGGCGAGTTCTTCGCCCCGGACGTTGCCGAATCCGCCACCGAGGACGCCGCACCGAACGCCGCGCCGCTGACCTTCGAAACCGTCGAGGCGAGCGTCTCGGTCGAAGAGACCGTCGTGTCGGCCGAAGCATCGGACAGCGCCGAGACTGAGGCGCGCAAGCCGTCCGAGGACGATGGCGACGACGAGAACGGCGACGAGGATGCCGAAGAGGCTCCCGAGCAGCTCGGCGGCGGCGACGCCCTCGACGACATGCCGGAGCGGCGCCAGCGCAGCCACCGCCGCCAGTACAAGATCCAGGAGGTGATCAAGCGCCGCCAGATCATCCTGGTCCAGGTCGTCAAGGAAGAGCGCGGCAACAAGGGCGCGGCTCTCACCACCTATCTGTCGCTGGCCGGCCGCTATTCGGTGCTGATGCCGAACACCGGCAAGGGCGGCGGCATCTCGCGCAAGATCACCAATGCCGAGGACCGCAAGCGCCTCAAGGAGATCGCGACCGAGCTCGAGGTTCCCGAGGGGATGGGCCTGATCCTGCGCACGGCCGGTGCCTCGCGCACCAAGGTCGAGATCCGGCGCGACTACGAGTACCTGATGCGGATGTGGGAGAGCGTGCGCGAACTGACGCTGGCCTCCGTCGCCCCGTCGCTGGTCTATGAGGAGGGCAACCTCGTCAAGCGCTCGATCCGCGACCTCTACAACAAGGATATCGACGAGGTTCACGTCGCCGGCGAGAGCGCTTATCGCGAGGCCAAGGACTTCATGCGCATGCTCATGCCGAGCCATGCCAAGAGCGTGAAGCCCTATCGCGAGCAGACCCCGCTCTTCGCCTCGTTCGGCGTCGAGAGCCAGCTCGACGCGATGTTCTCGAACACGGTGACGCTGAAGTCCGGCGGCTATCTCGTCATCAACCAGACGGAAGCGCTGGTCGCGATCGACATCAACTCGGGCCGTTCGACCCGCGAGCACAATATCGAGGACACCGCCCTCAAGACCAATCTCGAAGCGGCGGAGGAAATCTCCCGCCAGCTCCGCCTGCGCGACCTCGCCGGCCTCATCGTGATCGATTTCATCGACATGGAGGAGAACCGGAACAACCGCGCCGTCGAGAAGAAGCTGAAGGAGTGCCTGAAGGACGACCGCGCCCGCATCCAGGTCGGCCGCATCTCGGCCTTCGGCCTGCTGGAGATGTCGCGCCAGCGCATCCGCACCGGCGTGCTCGAATCCTCTTCGGTGCCCTGCCCGCATTGCGCCGGCGCCGGCATGATCCGCTCGACCCCTTCGGTCGCGCTGCAGATCCTGCGCGCGCTGGAAGAGACGCTGATCAAGAGCGCCTCGCATAACCTCACCGTCCGCACCCGGCCGGAAGTGGCGCTCTACGTCCTCAACCAGAAGCGCGCCCATCTCGCCGATCTAGAGACCCGCTTCAACATCGCCATCACCGTCTCGACCGACGCGAACCTGCTTGGCACGCGCTATTTCGAGGTCGAGCGTGGCGAGTTCGTCGGCAATGAAGGCCGCATCGTCTCGACCAGCTTCAAGGCCGAGGCGATCGCGTCGGATGTCGACGACGAAGCGCTCGACGCCGCTGCGGAAGCTGCTGCCCTCGACGCCGAGACCGACGGCACCGAAGCCGTCGCGGCCGAGGCGCAGGGCCAGGCCGATCGTGGCGAAGGCGAAAACGGCCGTCGCCGGCGCCGGCGTCGCCGTCGCCGGCGTGGCGGCGAGCGTGACGAGCAGGGCCAGCAGCTCGACGGCGCGCAGGGTGATGACGAAGCCGAGGGCGACGAGGGCGAGGAAGACGGCGATGAGGCCGTGACCCCGGCCGCTGCGGCCGAGCCTGTCGCCGAAGCCGTGGCCGAGGTTGCTCCGGAGCCGGCCGCCGAGGAGCCTGCAGCCGAGGTCGCCAAGCCGAAGCGCAGCCGCGCCCGCAAGCCGAAGGCCGAGGCCGCTAAGGAGACCGAGGCCAAGGCTGAGACGGTCGTGACTGAGGCTGCTCCCACTGAGGCCGAGAAGCCGAAGCGCAGCCGCTCGCGCAAGAAGGTCGTGCCGATCACCGAGGGCGGGGAAGCCGCCGCGGAAACCGCTCCGGTTCCCGCCGAGACGAAGGCCGAGGTTTCGGTTGCGGCTCCCGAGGCCGTTGCGGCCCCGGCCGAGCCGACCCCGGCGCCTGAACCCGCTCCCGTCCGCGCGCCTGCCGAAGAGCCCGTCGCGGTCGTGCTGACCGAGCCGGATCCGAACCGGCCCAAGCGCGGTGGCTGGTGGAACAGGCTCGCTGGCCGCTCCTGA
- a CDS encoding mechanosensitive ion channel family protein has translation MNVAAQGGTVPRRSTARPAVLFGWLALAFACLSPVTPAMAEDRPSVVLNLRGDETPEAIRRMVDALSVPGRQVEIRVGGAPAAPVAATPAEPAGKAKPAAVQPAPAPSMADEAGFQAEVNALVDRFIDGVEYGGTAIPAIGELPDNWGRAWLRNLNGREGATAGWRIFGIICLALTAAFAFRIASARWFARKMQPAGPEFTPRLIASSWGLLQDVATILLALAVARVTRNAWLSEHDLANIALTTGANGAAIGALYIAVGRFLVSPGVPERRIMPLPRAEVHFRRLVVYAVLTPLIVTSILLAHQVSSGPRPVTGLIALTGLLITLFKVWWFHDARHDLAALILSGAPEPGPIRRLIAGGAAWFYISTTVLLWMVSSAAAMMSNGGRWAEASALTQVAIVIIPILAVGVASLLRCHAMRREVEHGMTPMMRAGGAALRAAAVGVFWAAGFFVLSRLWAGLLLGVSSAQFAAVMRQTAGVAIFAFVGWVALVFLHAFFDAYTPRRRVVGPGDEDAAHEEGVPSRLATVLPVLRGVVLGAVLGLTILVVLSRLGVDIGPLLAGFGILGLALSFGSQALVRDIVSGVFFMLEDAFRVGEYVDTGRLKGTVEKISLRSMQLRHQSGQIHTVPFGQVQSLTNASRDWATIKFNVRLDHSADIEQARKAIKKTGLALMEDPEYGPHFIAPLKMQGVADITDSAIVIRLKFTGKPNQSSMLQRESLKRVYRALNEARVPFASNAVTVRGGEGGSQGHAAAAISTVPPPTPLAPAAG, from the coding sequence ATGAACGTCGCTGCACAGGGCGGAACCGTCCCGCGGCGTAGCACTGCCCGACCGGCAGTGCTCTTCGGCTGGCTGGCACTTGCCTTCGCGTGTCTCTCGCCGGTCACGCCAGCAATGGCCGAAGACCGACCCTCCGTGGTTCTCAACCTGCGTGGCGACGAGACGCCCGAGGCGATCCGCAGGATGGTCGATGCCCTGTCGGTCCCGGGGCGACAGGTCGAGATCAGGGTCGGTGGCGCGCCCGCTGCCCCGGTCGCAGCAACACCGGCGGAGCCCGCCGGCAAGGCAAAACCTGCCGCCGTTCAACCCGCGCCTGCGCCGTCGATGGCGGATGAGGCCGGCTTCCAGGCGGAGGTCAATGCCCTCGTCGACCGTTTCATCGACGGCGTCGAATATGGCGGCACCGCGATCCCCGCGATCGGCGAACTGCCGGACAACTGGGGGCGTGCCTGGCTGCGCAATCTCAATGGCCGCGAGGGAGCAACCGCCGGCTGGCGCATCTTCGGCATCATCTGTCTTGCGCTCACTGCCGCTTTCGCCTTCCGGATCGCGAGCGCCCGCTGGTTCGCGCGCAAGATGCAGCCTGCCGGGCCGGAATTTACGCCCCGCCTGATCGCCTCGTCCTGGGGGCTGCTCCAGGATGTCGCGACCATCCTGCTCGCCCTGGCCGTGGCGCGGGTCACCCGCAATGCCTGGCTGTCGGAACATGATCTCGCCAATATCGCGCTCACGACCGGCGCCAACGGCGCAGCGATCGGCGCCCTTTATATCGCTGTCGGCCGCTTCCTCGTCTCACCCGGCGTACCGGAGCGGCGGATCATGCCGTTGCCGCGCGCCGAGGTGCATTTCCGGCGGCTGGTCGTCTACGCGGTGCTGACGCCGTTGATCGTGACCAGCATCCTGCTCGCCCATCAGGTCAGCTCGGGCCCACGGCCAGTGACCGGCCTGATCGCGCTGACCGGGCTCCTGATCACGCTGTTCAAGGTCTGGTGGTTCCACGACGCGCGACATGATCTTGCAGCCCTGATTCTATCCGGGGCTCCCGAGCCCGGGCCGATCCGGCGGCTGATCGCGGGTGGGGCCGCCTGGTTTTACATCTCGACGACAGTCCTGCTCTGGATGGTCAGCAGCGCAGCCGCAATGATGTCGAATGGGGGGCGCTGGGCAGAAGCCTCCGCCCTCACGCAGGTGGCCATCGTCATCATCCCGATCCTCGCCGTCGGCGTTGCCAGCCTGCTGCGCTGCCATGCGATGCGGCGCGAGGTGGAGCATGGCATGACCCCGATGATGCGCGCGGGCGGCGCGGCCCTGCGTGCGGCGGCTGTCGGCGTGTTCTGGGCCGCCGGATTCTTCGTCCTGTCGCGCCTCTGGGCCGGCTTGCTGCTCGGCGTCAGTTCGGCGCAGTTCGCCGCCGTGATGCGTCAGACCGCTGGCGTCGCGATCTTCGCGTTCGTGGGCTGGGTGGCGCTCGTCTTCCTGCATGCATTCTTCGACGCCTATACGCCGCGGCGGCGCGTCGTCGGGCCCGGTGATGAGGACGCCGCGCATGAGGAGGGCGTACCGAGCCGGCTGGCGACGGTGCTCCCGGTCCTGCGCGGCGTCGTGCTGGGCGCCGTGCTCGGCCTGACAATTCTCGTCGTGCTGTCACGGCTCGGCGTCGATATCGGCCCGCTGCTCGCCGGCTTCGGCATCCTCGGCCTTGCCCTCTCCTTCGGCTCGCAGGCGCTGGTGCGCGACATCGTCTCGGGCGTTTTCTTCATGCTCGAGGACGCCTTCCGCGTCGGCGAGTATGTCGATACCGGCCGGCTCAAGGGCACGGTCGAGAAGATCTCGCTGCGCTCGATGCAGCTACGCCATCAGAGCGGCCAGATTCACACGGTGCCGTTCGGCCAGGTCCAGTCGTTGACCAATGCCAGCCGCGACTGGGCGACCATCAAGTTCAACGTCCGCCTCGACCATTCCGCCGATATCGAGCAGGCCCGCAAGGCGATCAAGAAGACCGGTCTCGCGCTGATGGAGGACCCCGAATACGGGCCGCATTTCATCGCCCCGCTCAAGATGCAGGGTGTCGCCGACATCACCGACAGCGCCATCGTGATCCGGCTGAAATTCACCGGCAAGCCGAACCAGTCCTCGATGCTGCAGCGCGAATCGCTGAAGCGTGTCTATCGCGCCCTGAACGAGGCCCGCGTGCCCTTCGCCTCGAATGCCGTCACGGTGCGCGGCGGCGAGGGGGGCTCGCAGGGCCACGCAGCCGCTGCGATCTCGACCGTGCCGCCCCCGACACCGCTGGCGCCGGCCGCGGGCTGA
- a CDS encoding pyridoxal phosphate-dependent aminotransferase — MQKPLIAPAALPALAERAERVAPFIVMDVMNQAAAIERRGGSVVHMEVGQPSAPTPASIRTAAARALEHGRIGYTQALGTDSLRERIARHYRDAYGVQVAAERVVVTTGSSGGFILTFLACFQPGSRIAITAPGYPAYRNILIALGLEPVAIEVGPETRFALTPDLIERAHREKPLAGVLTMSPANPTGVVMTPDAIADVAACCRKLGLWYISDEIYHGLTYETPATTALAADPDAIIVNSFSKYYCMTGWRVGWLVVPQRLVRTIERLQQNFSISVPYLSQVAGEAAFDATDECEAIKAGYAQNRAFLLKALPQIGLGDFLPVDGAFYIYLDIGRYSNDSMAFCRSVLEEAGVAITPGLDFDEARGARTIRLSFAGSLGECEEAVTRIGAWMKKR, encoded by the coding sequence ATGCAGAAGCCCCTGATAGCGCCCGCCGCCTTGCCCGCTCTCGCCGAGCGAGCCGAGCGCGTCGCGCCCTTCATCGTCATGGACGTGATGAACCAGGCGGCGGCGATCGAGCGCCGCGGCGGCTCGGTCGTGCATATGGAAGTGGGCCAGCCCTCGGCACCGACGCCGGCCTCGATCCGCACCGCTGCCGCCAGGGCGCTGGAGCATGGCCGGATCGGATACACGCAGGCGCTCGGCACGGATTCGCTGAGGGAACGCATCGCACGGCATTATCGCGACGCTTATGGTGTCCAGGTGGCCGCCGAGCGCGTCGTCGTCACGACGGGATCGTCCGGCGGTTTCATCCTCACCTTTCTCGCCTGCTTCCAGCCGGGCTCTCGGATCGCGATCACGGCGCCGGGCTATCCGGCCTATCGCAACATCCTGATCGCGCTCGGGCTGGAGCCGGTGGCGATCGAGGTCGGCCCCGAGACGCGCTTCGCGCTGACGCCCGACCTGATCGAGCGCGCCCATCGCGAGAAGCCGCTCGCCGGCGTGCTGACCATGAGCCCGGCCAACCCGACCGGCGTGGTGATGACGCCGGACGCCATCGCCGATGTCGCCGCCTGCTGCCGCAAGCTCGGGCTCTGGTACATCTCGGACGAAATCTATCACGGCCTGACCTACGAGACGCCGGCGACGACGGCGCTCGCCGCCGATCCCGACGCGATCATCGTCAACTCCTTCTCCAAATACTACTGCATGACCGGCTGGCGAGTCGGCTGGCTCGTCGTGCCGCAGCGGCTGGTGCGCACGATCGAGCGATTGCAGCAGAATTTCTCGATCTCGGTGCCCTATCTCAGCCAGGTGGCAGGCGAGGCCGCCTTCGACGCGACCGACGAATGCGAGGCGATCAAGGCGGGCTATGCGCAAAACCGCGCCTTCCTGCTGAAGGCATTGCCGCAGATCGGCCTCGGCGATTTCCTGCCGGTGGATGGGGCCTTCTACATCTATCTCGACATCGGCCGGTACTCGAACGATTCCATGGCCTTCTGCCGCAGCGTGCTCGAGGAGGCCGGCGTCGCGATCACGCCCGGGCTCGATTTCGACGAGGCGCGGGGCGCCCGCACGATCAGGCTCTCCTTCGCCGGTTCGCTCGGCGAATGCGAGGAGGCGGTGACGCGGATCGGCGCCTGGATGAAGAAGCGCTGA
- a CDS encoding DsbA family protein — protein sequence MAFPTLTSLARACLRPAAVVLSLWLAASAAPAMAQGQPLSPEQRKAVTDLIRETLLKNPEIIQDALIELERRNTVAQADAQRSAVAAERARITDPATSVIVGNPDGDITLVEFMDYNCGYCKRAMEDVTALAKADPKLRVVLKDFPILGPDSVEASRVAVAAKNQLQGAKYFEFHNKLMAVKGKVNAAKALDIAKEAGADVAQLKKDMEAPATKAAIADTIALGDRLGLTGTPAFIIGDEIVFGAVGQAALKAKLDSVRRCGKTDCAG from the coding sequence ATGGCTTTCCCGACCCTGACCAGCCTGGCGCGCGCCTGCCTGCGGCCTGCCGCCGTCGTGCTGAGCCTGTGGCTCGCGGCCTCGGCCGCCCCGGCCATGGCGCAGGGCCAGCCGCTCTCGCCCGAGCAGCGCAAGGCCGTCACCGACCTGATCCGCGAGACGCTGCTGAAGAATCCCGAGATCATCCAGGACGCCCTGATCGAGCTGGAGCGCCGCAACACTGTCGCCCAGGCCGATGCCCAGCGCAGCGCGGTGGCAGCCGAGAGGGCGCGCATCACCGATCCCGCGACCTCGGTCATCGTCGGCAATCCCGACGGCGACATCACCCTCGTCGAGTTCATGGATTACAATTGCGGTTACTGCAAAAGGGCGATGGAGGACGTGACGGCGCTCGCCAAGGCCGATCCCAAGCTGCGCGTCGTGCTCAAGGACTTCCCGATCCTCGGTCCTGATTCGGTCGAGGCCAGCCGCGTCGCCGTGGCGGCCAAGAACCAGCTCCAGGGCGCGAAATATTTCGAGTTCCACAACAAGCTGATGGCCGTGAAGGGCAAAGTCAACGCCGCCAAGGCGCTCGACATCGCCAAGGAGGCCGGCGCCGACGTCGCCCAGCTCAAGAAGGACATGGAGGCCCCCGCCACCAAGGCCGCGATCGCGGATACCATCGCGCTCGGCGACCGCCTCGGCCTCACCGGCACGCCGGCCTTCATCATCGGCGACGAGATCGTCTTCGGCGCGGTCGGCCAGGCCGCCCTCAAGGCGAAGCTCGATTCCGTCCGCCGCTGCGGCAAGACCGACTGCGCCGGCTGA
- the aroQ gene encoding type II 3-dehydroquinate dehydratase produces MVAVHVLNGPNLNLLGTREPGTYGAVTLAGVEERLRRKAEAAGVELTFRQTNFEGELVTFIQQAGLAGAGVIINAGAYTHTSVALRDAIKGVDALAIEVHISNVHAREEFRHHSYMAPVCVGVICGFGVASYDLALDAIVPLLEKRAAKAA; encoded by the coding sequence ATGGTCGCCGTCCACGTCCTGAACGGACCCAACCTCAACCTGCTCGGAACCCGCGAGCCCGGAACCTATGGCGCGGTCACCCTGGCCGGCGTCGAGGAGCGTCTGCGCCGCAAGGCCGAGGCGGCCGGCGTCGAGCTCACCTTCCGGCAGACCAATTTCGAGGGCGAGCTCGTCACCTTCATTCAGCAGGCGGGCCTGGCCGGCGCCGGCGTCATCATCAATGCGGGCGCCTATACACATACGTCGGTCGCCCTGCGCGACGCGATCAAGGGCGTCGATGCGCTAGCGATCGAGGTCCATATCTCCAACGTGCATGCGCGCGAGGAATTCCGGCACCATTCCTATATGGCGCCGGTCTGCGTCGGCGTGATCTGCGGCTTCGGCGTCGCGAGCTACGATCTGGCTCTCGACGCGATCGTGCCGCTGCTGGAAAAGCGGGCGGCGAAAGCCGCCTGA
- the accB gene encoding acetyl-CoA carboxylase biotin carboxyl carrier protein: MATKSPIDPELVRELAELLNQTDLTEIEVEKGDLRVRVARNISTTVQVPAAAPMVAMPAPVAAAAAPVEAKPTAAHPGAVPSPMVGTAYRRPSPDAKPFVEVGSVVKQGERILLVEAMKTFNDIVAPRAGKVTAIMVEDGQPVEYGEPLLVIE, from the coding sequence ATGGCGACCAAGAGCCCGATCGATCCCGAACTTGTCCGCGAGCTCGCCGAGCTGCTGAACCAGACCGATCTCACCGAGATCGAGGTCGAGAAGGGCGATCTGCGCGTCCGCGTCGCCCGCAACATCTCGACCACCGTCCAGGTTCCTGCCGCCGCGCCGATGGTCGCGATGCCGGCTCCGGTCGCCGCAGCGGCCGCTCCCGTCGAGGCCAAGCCGACCGCCGCCCATCCCGGCGCCGTGCCCTCGCCGATGGTCGGCACCGCCTATCGCCGCCCCTCGCCCGATGCCAAGCCGTTCGTCGAAGTGGGGAGCGTCGTGAAGCAGGGTGAGCGCATCCTGCTGGTCGAGGCGATGAAGACCTTCAACGACATCGTCGCGCCCCGCGCCGGCAAGGTCACGGCCATCATGGTCGAGGACGGCCAGCCGGTGGAATACGGCGAGCCGCTGCTGGTGATCGAGTGA